The Salvelinus namaycush isolate Seneca chromosome 11, SaNama_1.0, whole genome shotgun sequence DNA window accaacagtatgtggacacctgctcgttgaacatctcattccaaaatcatggagttGGCCTCTcctttgcttctataacagcctccactcttctgggaaggctttccaccaaatgttggaacattgctgaagggacttgcttccattcagccacaagagcattagtgaggtcggcactgcTGTTGGGCGATAAGGCCTGGCTCGCGGTCtatgttccaattcatcccaaaggtgttcgatggggttgaagtcagggctctgtgcagggcagtcaagttcatccacactgatctcaacaagctacttctgtatggacctcgctttgtgcacgggggcattgtcgtGCTGAAACAGGTAAGGGCTttgcccaaactgttgccacaaagttggaagcacagaattgtctagaatgtaattgtatgcattaagatttcccttcactggatctaaggggcttagcccgaaccatgaaaaacagctgcagaccatttttcctcctccaccaaactttacagttggcactatgcattggggcaggtagtgttctcctggcattcgccaaaccgagatttgtccatcggactgccagatggtaaagcataattcatcactccagagaacacgtttccactgctctagagtccaatggcggagagttttactccactccagccgacgcttggcattgcacatggtgatcttaggtttgtgtgcagctgctcggccatggaaacctatttcatgaagctcccgacaaacagttcttgtgcggatgttgcttccagaggcagtgttgaactcggtagtgagtgttgcaactgtgGACAGGCGATTTGTAcgcactacacgcttcagcaGTCGACGGTCCCGTtcggtgagcttgtgtggcctaccactttgcagctaaGCTAAtgctgctcctagatgtttctatttcacaataacagcacttacagttgaccggggcagctctagcagggcagaaatttgacttactggaaaggtggcatcctatgacggtgccacgttgaatgtcactgagctcttcagtaaggccattctactgccaatgtttgtctatgaagattgcatggcggtgtgctcgattttatacatctgtcagcaatgagtgtggctgaaatagcctgagtgtccacatactttggtatATATAGTGCAGTTAAAAAGCTAAGATTTAAAGTGGgattatttttttgaaatatatcTTGCCTCTCCCTAAATAGCAGGAAGAAGATTGTATAGTCGACTTTCCTGCCAGATCTTGATTATGGTGACACCATTAACCAGattgcagcagccactactcttaaacctttggatgcaGCTACCATAGCGCCATTCGTTTTATCACTAGTGACAGTTTTACCACTGCATCCTGTATTAAAAGGTTagctggtcctcattaaagtgCCGTAGATCAATGAATTactccctttttgtttacaaagccctACTACACAAGCTTCCAATTTACCTGGCTTCGTTGTCGATAAACAGCTGGACGTAATGACGTCACACAAAACAAGAAAACTAGTGGCGAATAAAAATGTAGCGCTTGAAGTGTTTCCATTACGCATTAATAAATTGGCGACACCCTAATATGCCCTCCCAACATATCCGTTTCATGTGACATGTGGAGCTAATAGTTACGTGACATCATGACCTTCAAAAGTATTCGGCAAACAATTTACTCCAAAAAGTTTCAATTTATTTTGCctttaaattcccatgtaccgaatgaaaaGTACacgttaaatgggtttccattgaaTTAACTGATGGTTTAGTCACAGAAACTCTACGTTatatagcaaatgtgcccactctggtttTGGCAGTCGCGCTCAATCCAACCACTCGCAGATAATGTGCGGGTAGGCCATTTATGTGAAATAATGGATAGAAGCGATATTAGttgtatttgtcaaacagcagccaccctcgatatttattggcaAATAGCCTCGCGCTCATCACCCTGCACATTCACCACCCTTTGAAGTTCATCATTTATTTATTCTGTAGcctaaactgcatgctttcctgagtcgtagtgggaggaacacaagtttacttcgataggatggttattatatctatttgcgcataaaggcatttccaccgcCATTTTTCGCATAAAtcattttactgacacaaaacgGTCCTACaatgtcgaacgaacaaattgtCTATTGACGATTATAAAATTGCTTACATAAACCCGGTTGTGAATTTCTTCATGCGTCAAGTAGCATACTTCATCCGTATGAAATtgttggatggaaacgtggttagagACAGGATTAGAACGGGGTTTCATTCGCCACAAGATGGGGCTATGATCATACATTCAATAATTAAGCACATTAGGACCATGTTAGTGATTCTAGAAGCCATTAGGGAAAAAAGCCTGACAAGACTAATTTCTAACTTTATTTTTCAAGCGCAAAGCTAAATAAGTACTTTTTACTCTTAAAAGTACTTATTCAAATACCAACAATGTTACATGTAAACAATGCTATTGTGGTTATTAAAATGTAAACATGACCGACCATTTAAATAAAATGAGTTAAGTCACCAGTCATCTCATCTTCAATGTCAAAGAAAAACATTGTAAATGATTAAGCAATAAATAAATACCTGTCAGTAAATCCAAATATAAAAAGGGTAGGAGGTCCAGTTAAGAGAATAACAGTTTGGAAAATGAGTTTGTTTGGTGCATACTATCATTTATCATAACATTCCTAGTGGCGATAGAGTAAACCATCTTCAATGGCTACTGTAGACTTAACAAACTAGTTCAGTACACACAGGTAATGATCTCTTACGTAACACTTTTTCCTGAGTTTCTCTACTTGGCCGTTAGATAATTACATGCACAGTATGTTCTAAAAAACACCCATGTGAACAATTACATAATCTCAACACACCCACAACAATGGGTGtataaagaaaaaaagaaaagagcaTCAACAATACAAACCCTTCCAATGTTGCTTCAGGCCAAAAAGGGGACGCAAtataaaatgtgaaaaaaaaggGGGCAGTACCCACTGAACGATAGAGTGAAAAAGGAACCACATTTTGCTATTGAGCCTGTCAGTGTAGGGAGCTAACATACACAGCGTGAACTTCATGAAGTGAATATAACTCAAACATTTCATATTGAGTGTGTCGATCCAAAAAGCACACTCAAGTCTACTTGTGTTGATGCTATGAAAATACATAGAGGTCAAACATTTGTTACATATTTAGCCGTATTTTATTACCTGATATAGCCTACACATATCCCTCGTCTGCCGATGTAAACTAGCACGTAGGCTTTTCGTCATACACTAAAATTAGTTAAATAAGAATTAAACATTTAAGGGAAAAAAACAGATAAACATGATAGGCAGTATTAATCACCTTTGAGTCTGAGACAAAATGTACTTAGTATGTGTGGTTGGTCTCGTCTTCTTCACTACTCTTTCTTGACGCGTCCTTTGAAGGCATCCATAAAGTTGAATGCTCCCAGGTACATCCCCAGCAGATTGCCAGTCTTAAAGGGTAAAATCCTGTGAAGGTGAGAACAGTCAATTAGGCTACATATTAGCAACGATCACTGCAACACACAACTTAAAGCCGATTATGagaacaaactaacaaactagTCTGGAATTGAAAGAGTCAGAATGACTTCATTAGACCAAACTACAGCAAGTCATTTAGACAAACTGGTAATCAGTGGGACTAAATTAAATCTTAATTAAAAACAGAAAACTGATGAAAATCCAATAAATTATTCAGAGCATAATAAATGCGGTTTGAATGTCTTCCGGTCCAGCAACAAAACGTATTTCAAAGGGCATAATAACCCCATAACTGCACTACTAAATATGTTAATAACAAGAGAAGCCATTTCATGTCTTAATCAGTCAGTCTAATTGGTGGTGAGTGATTAAGTCTACTATATTAGTCATgggtgtattgtgttgtattcaACAGGAAGCCAACAACTCCCACTCAAAGGCCTCAAGGAACAAATGTAGCCATGCAAATCGCCCCAAATTAAGACAAAACCGGGCCAAATTTCTGAAAGCTTTCTTTCTACCACACCTGTCTCAAGGACATTTCCATAACACAAAAAGGCTTGTGTAGATTTAAATGTTGAGGTTGCAGATAATCATATTCAACTGCGGTCCTAATCAGGTCTAGGTCTGAATAAATCGGTGTTAAATAAAAGTCTTGCTTGCCCACTCAACCAGGTGCTGCTTTATCGGCGACTGATCCGTAATTGGCATCAATGCATAAGTAGTCTTGGTAAGTGTTTACCGGTACTTGCAAGCTTATGGAGATACAAAGACAAGGTGTTGTGAATGATATCACATTGTCTGGAATGCTTGGCAACCCAGCTCAACTAAGTTGAACTGTGTGCAGTGAAAAACCACCCAGGTCCCTTCTTTCTGACCATCTATAAAAGACACAAGCACCATTAAGGGGACAATTTATATGCTAGGTCACCAAGGTCGATGACCAGCTTAAACCTTGCTGTTACACAAGGGAATTTAACGGCAGAGTCTCAGGTTGATCCATTGGCCTTAGTCCAGTCAATTTTGGCCGGTAACCATTTTGGTCTTTCCCTTAAAAAAAAGCCCAATGTAGCCAATTTTATCTCAATATTaaataagtaccttactgtgattggtTTCATTTAAAAATGgttaaaacacttttttttaaatgcttcTTAGCGAAGAGCAAATTCTCAAGCAAGAACTGTCTGTAAGTGGTGTGAGTAGGGaaaggaaaactgaaaactagtaGTTATTGGCAGAAAGGTTTGAACTCTTAtttgtctattaactaatttaccgcctggtgttGTCACCAAGCAGGCAAAAACTCCATCCACAAAAAACAGGcggccttttcaaacagctcttgcATAAAAACATAAATTAAAGCAAAAACATCTCCCCCCTACTGTCTATTTCCCGCTGTCGCGACCCCCAAGGATATACATTCCTACCGCCAGCAGAGTTTGCCGTGAAAGATGTGATTTGCATCTCTGGCATTTAGCCTCCACTCAGAGGAATCCCTAGGCAAACCATGAGTTCATTTGAAAAAGACAATAGCTAGGATTTCTCTAATTCAGGACTGCAACCTTCCAGCTAACCATAGCCAGAAGCTGCAAGCTGTTTTTATTGTGATTTATAAAACCTTAGCCTACATAATGTgattaaaatttgatttggaaaaaaaaaaaaaaaaaacacacaaggaAACAATgcattcaaataatcaaagatgACATAAGTGACACTACACCTAATTTAGTTTAGAGcctacatttttagtcatttagcagacacttattaAATCGGTCACACtctacatatttagcagatgttattgcatgtgtagtgaaatgcttatgttcatAGATActattgcactgttggagctaacaagtcacaacaatacacacaaatctaaaagtaaaggAGGGAcgtacagttagtgcattcattttaaTATAGctgggtgggacaaccacatcacaggcatagaaagtacatTTGTTCTTAATAACAAAGCTATCAGTACAGTCAGAGCTAGGGGGGGTCAAGtgcttttttttgttgttaaaaAAACTGTTTCAGTTGCTTTGTTAAAGAAATGACACTCCCTAAACTGCTTTAAACAGTGTTGCTCACTGAAGCATGTATGAGAGCACctgctgttccagacgactgtcgGCTCACAACACCttcatcccagaaacactagactcactccaattcgccccaacagatgatgcaatgtcaatcgcactccacactgccctttcccagctggacaaaagtaacatctatgtgagaatactgtttattgactacagctcagcattcaacaccacaatgcccaaagctcatcactaagccaagaaccttgggactaaacacctctctgcagtgtggtgccaggacaacaacctctccctcaacgtgagcaagacaaaccagatgattatggactacaggaaaaggaggaccgagcatgcccccattctcattgacagggctgtagtggagcaggttgagagcttcaagttcattggtgtccacatcaccaacgaactatcacggtccaaacacaccaagagtcGTGAATAGGGCACGACCACACCTTTacccctcaggagattgaaacgatttggcatgggtccccagatcctcaaaaacttgtacagctgcaccatcgagagcatcctgatcgtTTGTGTcgtcgcctggtatggcaactgctcggcatccgacgaTAAGGCGTTACAGAGgatagtgtgtacggcccagtacatcactggggccaagcttcctgccacccaggacctatatacactaggcggtgtcagaggaaggccccaaaaaattgtcaaagactccagtcacccaagttagattgttctctctgctactgcacaacaagcagtaccggagtgccaagtctaggtccaaaaggctccttaacagtttcttcccccaagccataagactgctgaacaattaatcaaatgcaaatggccaccaggactatttgcattcttacactgctgctactcgccgttttattatctatgcatagtcacgttaaccctacctacatgtacaaattacctcgactaacctgtacattgactctgtaccagtaccccctgtatatagcctcgtttttATTTTGTGTGGGGTTTTTTTATACGTTATTtactaaatattttcttaactccatttcttgaactgcattgttggttaagggcttgtaagtaagcatttcacagtaaggtctactacacctgttgtattcggagcatatgccaaatacaatttgatttgattttcaggAGTTTGACTGTGATTAACTGCTTATTTTTTCCTATAGGTCCGGGTGGTATCCGACGCTTGAGATGGATAACAAGATGAATACCTTGTTAGCCTATCAACAGGCCAATCGGTCAGTTGGAGATGATCTCAATCTCTGGATGGGGGACCAGCAGGACAGACTTGTAAGTGTGCTCAGAATTGTACGTAGCCATTGCTTTTTCCGGGAAAGAGCAAGAGACATTCAACTTTGACCCAGTTGTTGCGAGCGTTGTACCCTGACGTGACTTCATGTTCAAAATTCCTCCGCTCAGAACTTTAACATGAGGCATTTATATTACATTTAAATACTTACTGGAAATCTGACTTTTCAGACTTTCACAAtaaaagaatataaaatataggGGGTTTGGGAGGGACATCTGTAACGTGTGTAATTCCTAATACTTTTACATTTGTAGCTTAGGTGTCTGGTTGTAAGGGTGCCAAGGACCTGAAGTCAACAATGTGGCAGATGCTACCTTGCATCCTGTCAAACCGGTTTGACATCACCACAACATGTTTCAATTACTAGTTTCTAAAGACTAATTCTTCAAATTAGTTGAGATAttataaaaaaaagtgttaaagtacTTTTGTTTTTACTTGTGTAAGACATTGTGCAATTCAAATGTAACTCAATGTTCTTTGTGTACAGGAACCATTCATAAGAATCCTGCAACCTTTGATGCCACGGATAAGGGGGTCCAGATTCAGGTCACCCGTTACCTGTAAGGGCCTCCGATCGTGAAGACGAGACGCCGCACAGGGGAGGGGGAGTTGCTACAATGAGGGTCAGCATTATGTCTCGGCCCACCTATCCCAAAGCCAGCCTCTACCCCAAGACCGATCCAATAGCTGAACCCTAGGGTGACTTCTACACCCTACCAcccccaccatttatttatattctGTACACACTTAGTCACTTTAGTCTACTGGACCAGTGAAATAGTTATATCACGTAACTGCACTATGTAGATAGAATTATAATGAAAGTATATGCTGCTAATTCTCTGTAGTTATTCAGCACATGGGGCAAACAATGTCCGTGCTATATGCCTATTGGCTATTTTAGTTTCATCCTATTTTCTTTGGTCTGCATGTTTCTTTTGTACTTGATTTAATTTAGTCTTATTTTCAgtatatttacaatgttgtttattTCATTCCTTTACTATGTCAATTTTGTTGCCATTTCACTgtcaaaaaaaaaatacaatttgatttgactaaaTGTATTTGTCACCTGTTGATCCAGGGAACCAGTACTGGCCTTCTTACTTCTAGGAAATCAAACCTTTTCATCAAATGGACATGGCATCTAATGCAtcttaaataataaaaataagtGGCGAAAGGGAGTAGGCATGCAGCAGGCTTGACGCTAAAGTAAAAAAAGTGTCTTGCCTCCGACTGGCAGCTGTACTGTCGCCGGTCGGGAGAAGGGCGAGTGGGCTGCGTAAGGAATACAGCACGTGAAAAGCATATCGCGGGTGCCTCGTGAATGAGGCGATGAGCAAAATAGCTGTTGAACAGCACGCGACCACTCTGGAGGGACGCCGGCCTCCCGATTGCTCGTTGCTAACTGgcccactcccagacagtcctagcaaatttcttgcttgagaaattgcccttCGCTAAGATAAAAactgctgcattggacctttaaaatcCCTCCCATGTATAGTCTATTGTAATCTGACCACCTCACTCTAACTTTGGCTATCCCTGGCCTGTCCTAAGAAAACATTAAAGACCCATACCAACAGTCTACTTTGGGTCAAGAACAGTAAAGCCAAGCCGCAAAGGATGCAATGTAACATCTAGAGCAGATATTAACCATTGAAATACTTTAATCTACTTTAGGCGGGGAGGCAGGCTAGAGAACTAGACTGAGGGCAACCTACCTTAGCAATAGTAGAGGAAACAGAGGTTGTCACCAGTGGGTATGACTATACTGTGCAGTTTGAGCATGTACTGTAACCATTTCTGAGTGTTGAAATGGAGTGACAATGCGTCGTGTGCGTCTGGGCAGCAGATCGCTCAGTGCGACAAATAGCAAAAAACAGCATGTTATTTCCATTAGGAAGAGAAGAGTAAGAACATGAAGGGATACTCACTTCTTCATGCCCATGAGAATATACATGCTCTTTGGGAGCAGAAGGTAGACCTGGTCAGTTAAAATGGCCTCAATGATCTTCTTTGCTACGTAGTCTGGTTCCAGGACAGGCACCAAGACAGGCCACCTGTGTATtgacagcgcaatacacaaggaaggggtggaacagtggcaaaggtacccacaggacaaacagaataatattagtctgaggagagattaaatagcattaatacggcaaaaataattctaaacacacctttagtttacaaagttaaacagatgtattttttcttcataatAAGCAGGAGTAATATTCTTAGATCAGAATGACAGCAGACTGTACTTCTATCCATGTCACTAaagactaacagaaacaaaagacAAATTTAACTAGAATGGCTTatctagcctagtggttagagcattgggccagtaaccgaaagggcgGTGGATCGGAATCCCCGAgtcgacaaggtaaaaatctgtcgttctgcccctgaacaaggcagttaacccactgatccCCAGTAAGCCATCACTGTAAATATgaaatgttcttaactgacttgcctagttaaataaatataattaatatttatatttttaagtTCAAtacctcatatatatatatatatatatatattataaaccAGCTATGTTGACTAGCAACATTGAGTAACTATCAGTCCAATATTGAAAAGTGTATATACATATGCAATGTGACCCTTGACCTTCATAGTGTGTGTATTgtgacaataaaaaataaaatgacaaCTTTCAATTAAATCCTGTATAGCACCTATTATGGCTGATAACTTACTTAGAATTGCAGCCATCGAACATGCCAGTGTTCATGAAGTGTGGACACACAATGGTAGTCTTGACACCATCCTTCCCCGTAGCCAGCAGCTCCAGAGCCACAGACTCAGCAAAGCCAATGGCAGCAAACTTGCTGGCACAGTAATCTATCAGGAGAAAAACACGTATTGGCATACAGTAGAGCAGGTTAAACAAGggtctcaaatcaaattgtatttgtcacattcttcataaacaggtgtggactaacagtgaaatgcttacttacaggcctttcccaacaacgcagagaaagaaaatagagaaataatagaagtAAAAAACACTCCAACATAGAGGATATATAAAACAGGTCTCCACATCAAGATAATGTAAACTAAATTGCATTGTTCTTGAACCATTTTCTGTAACCAAGTCAGTCTATGGAAAAGACCCTTCAGCTACAGTATATGAACAAGTTAAAAATGACATTGTCACACATTCAAGGTCGATTGATAACATCTCTATCGATCAGCTCAACGGTAGGTCTCTTGATTGCATTATGTTCTACCCAGAGTTTAAGACAAAGGCAATGTTCTGCACTATGGTTAAGGGGTGTGTAGGCTTTTGTTATTGCCCCATCCCAACACACCTGATTTAGCCAGTCATTAAACAATGATTAGCTTTCAGGTGTCTTGGTGCTGACTGGAACAAAAGCCTACACACTGTTGCTCTTCAGGACCAGTATTGAGGAACATTGGAGTAAGTCATGCAGACATGCATAGTGGGTGACTTACCTGCTAGTCCATTGACACCAATCATACCCGCTGTGCTAGCAACACTGACCAGGTGACCATGGTTGTTGGCAGTCATCGCTGGGAGGAAGGCTTTATAAGTctagagaaagaaaaaaaaaatcaaaagggAGAACTTGTACAATGAAATATGAATTTCAGTTTGTTACAGATCTGTGTTATTTGAGGTGATGTGGGTGGAACTGCTACTACAAAGGACATAGGCCTACAATGAGGTTGACGCAttcacatttttacaaatgtatatgCTGATTTAGGATAATACCTTCTCATTTAAAATGCCTGCATTGATAAAGACAGCAAGGGAGAGAAAACAGACAAGATAGTTGTGTTGATGTCACTGTAGCAGATGTGAGCTGTAAGCACATTAGCTCACCCAAAAGTGTGCCATGGTGTTAACTTCAATGGTTTTCTCAATGAGGGAGTCTGGCGCATCCATGAAATTCCTGCCTGTGACTATGCCAGCGTTGTTTATGAGAATGCTCACATCCCCCACTTCTCTCTTGACCTGaacaaaaacatgtttaaaaCATTTGTTAACATTCAGCACACCCAGTACTTCActttttatgtatttttattaACAGATACATATTGTTGCTTCCTCTATCCTGGCAGCCCATTGTTGTGGTGAGGAGGATCTTATGTGACATTGCTTTGTACTAACAAGTTAAACAGGGAAGGATCCTTATGCGTGACAGAGTTTAAAACCAGTTATAACAGTTGAGAAACATTAACTGAATAGCATGTAAGGACTGTCATGTGGCTTTCCCTTCCCTCTCAGCAACAATGGACATTTAATAAACAGCAACTCCGCCTCTATTTCACACTGTACTATAATGAAATAGTTACTCACACAAGGCAAAGCCTGCAATTACAGGTTAATGGATGCTTGATAGACCACTAGGCAAGGTGATAATTACTCACCAGGGGCTAGTATCAGTGCtggcttttttttctctctctctctttctccaagcAGCAACACCAATTCAACTAAGTACAGTCTTGATTAAAGACACGTTGATTAGAATCAGGTGGTTTACCTGGTCAGCCACTCTGTAGACCTCCACCTTGTCACTGCAGTCACACTGGTAGTGGTGGACCCTAGTTGCCCCTTTCTCCTTCACTAGTCTTGCAGTCTCCTTCATGCCCTCCTGGTTGACATCCCACAGAACCAGAGAGACGCCAAGGCGGGCAAACCTTTCTGCCATGAGCCGGCCAATGCCGCTGCCCGCCCCCGTGATCAGGACGATTTCCCCGGTGACATTTTTCTTCTTAAATGGGATGAACAGTCTGACAAATGCCTCTACGTTGTAATAAATGGACATTACAATCAACTGAAGGGTTTCTAGGAGGAAATTCATTTTGCTGACCCCTGGAAAGACAGTTGTCACAATTTAAAATCCACTTCTGTTTGTACATTGGTTTAATTGTTACATGCTGGGTTATTCGTTGATATCCTAATAAACAATAGGCCTAGCGAATATATTATTGCAGTTTAATGT harbors:
- the LOC120055522 gene encoding epidermal retinol dehydrogenase 2-like, with the protein product MNFLLETLQLIVMSIYYNVEAFVRLFIPFKKKNVTGEIVLITGAGSGIGRLMAERFARLGVSLVLWDVNQEGMKETARLVKEKGATRVHHYQCDCSDKVEVYRVADQVKREVGDVSILINNAGIVTGRNFMDAPDSLIEKTIEVNTMAHFWTYKAFLPAMTANNHGHLVSVASTAGMIGVNGLADYCASKFAAIGFAESVALELLATGKDGVKTTIVCPHFMNTGMFDGCNSKWPVLVPVLEPDYVAKKIIEAILTDQVYLLLPKSMYILMGMKKILPFKTGNLLGMYLGAFNFMDAFKGRVKKE